One Microcaecilia unicolor chromosome 8, aMicUni1.1, whole genome shotgun sequence DNA window includes the following coding sequences:
- the LOC115476204 gene encoding hemoglobin subunit pi-like — protein MSLTEDDKAAVLSLWGKISNNPEAIGAEVLHRLLSCFPQTRIYFSHFDLSRASAHIRAHGAKIMGVIGEAVQHMDNLDDTLSWLGDLHAYTLKVDPGNFRLFTLCILCVLAAHFQADFTPEVHAAWEKFLTSIAAVLISKYR, from the exons ATGAGTCTGACGGAAGATGACAAAGCTGCTGTGCTCAGCCTTTGGGGAAAGATTTCTAACAACCCTGAGGCCATTGGTGCTGAAGTTTTGCACAG gcTTTTGTCATGTTTCCCCCAGACACGAATCTACTTCAGCCATTTCGATCTGAGCCGTGCCTCTGCTCACATTCGTGCCCATGGAGCCAAGATCATGGGTGTCATTGGAGAAGCCGTACAGCACATGGACAACCTTGATGATACTCTGTCTTGGCTCGGTGATCTTCATGCTTATACCCTCAAAGTGGACCCAGGAAACTTCAGG CTCTTTACCCTCTGTATCCTGTGTGTGCTGGCAGCTCATTTCCAAGCCGACTTCACCCCTGAAGTCCACGCAGCCTGGGAAAAGTTTCTTACTTCAATTGCTGCTGTCCTGATTTCCAAGTACAGATAG
- the LOC115476505 gene encoding LOW QUALITY PROTEIN: hemoglobin subunit alpha-like (The sequence of the model RefSeq protein was modified relative to this genomic sequence to represent the inferred CDS: inserted 1 base in 1 codon) produces MILSDTDKKNVRGFWPKVAGHAEEFGADALHRMFVSHPQTKIYFTGYNPSKGSSDLRVHGKRVFEALNDAANHLDDIQGTLDKLSNRHAFELRVDPANFPLLSESILVVFAVKFPXEFTVGVHASVDKFLCSVASVLTSKYR; encoded by the exons ATGATTCTGAGTGATACAGACAAGAAGAACGTGAGGGGCTTTTGGCCCAAGGTTGCCGGTCATGCGGAGGAGTTCGGGGCAGACGCTTTACACAG GATGTTCGTCTCCCATCCTCAGACCAAAATTTACTTCACCGGCTACAACCCCTCCAAGGGTTCTTCGGACCTTCGCGTCCATGGAAAGAGGGTGTTTGAAGCCCTGAATGACGCTGCCAACCACCTTGATGACATCCAAGGCACTCTTGACAAGTTGAGCAACCGACATGCTTTTGAACTGAGGGTGGATCCGGCCAACTTTCCT CTGCTGTCAGAAAGCATCTTAGTTGTGTTCGCCGTCAAATTTC ATGAATTCACAGTTGGCGTGCATGCCTCCGTGGACAAGTTCTTGTGCAGCGTGGCTTCAGTACTGACCAGCAAGTACCGTTAA